The Flavobacterium johnsoniae genomic sequence CGATCCGAAATATGAATTGTTTGAAACGAAATATGAAAATCCGATTTCGAGTTCTGCTCCTTCAAGCTATAATTACAAATTGTTAGACACCGTAAGCATTCGCGGACGTGATACTTACATGATTTATTTCAAAAACAAATCGAAACGAAAATCATCTGGTTTAGAAGGTGTTTTATATATTGATAAAGAAAATTTTGCCGTTGCAAAAGCCGTAATGCGCGTTAAAGGCGTTTTGGATATCAGTGGAATTCATGAATTTGAATATATTCCGAAAGAGAAAATTTGGTTTCAAAGCAATACAACATTCAAAATTGTAAAAGGAAAAAATGACGATGATATTAGAATTTTGGGAGGAACGATTCAATTTGACGGAGACGTTGAAGAGAATTTCGAACCTAGAAAAAAAGTCGCTTCTGATTTTACTTATCTAATTTCTGAAAGTAATAGCTTTGATATTCGTGTCAACACCAACAATCCGATAAAAAATCCATCGCTTTATATCGAAATTAAAGACGATGCGGCAAAAAAACCAGAAAACTTCTGGGAAGGGTATCGTAAAGAAAATCTTGATTTAAAAAGCCAGAAAACGTATTTATTGCTAGACAGTCTTTCTGTAAGCAATCGAGTTGAAAAACGTTTAGGAATTGGAAGAAAAATCATTAATGGCTTTTATCCGATTGGACCTGTAGATTTGGATTTGAAGAAAATCATCAGTTATAATAATTATGAAGGATTCAGACTTGGATTGGGAGGAATTACCAATGATCGTTTTTCTAAAAATTTCAGAATTGAAGGCTATGGCGCGTATGGAACAAAAGACGGTGTTTTTAAATACAGCGTAGGTTCTGGAGTTTTATTAGACAAATACACCAATACTTGGCTTAACGGATATTATACAGATGATGTTCGAGAAATTGCAAGTACTGTTTTTGCAGTTGACAAACGTGTTTTCAAAATTTATGATCCACGACCTATTAACATTAGTACTTTTTACCATTATACGGCTTGGAAAGCAAATGTGCAAACCAAAATTATTCCGAAAACAGAAGCTGTTTTCGAATTAGCCAGAACATATGTCGAACCTAAATTTGATTATCTTTTTAATTATAACGGACAGCTGTATTCTCATTATGTGATGACAACAGCAATGGCATCTATTGTTTGGGCGCCATTTAGCGATTTCATGCAAACGCCAACTGGAAGAACAGAATCTGATAAGAGATTTCCAAGGTTTACGTTTCAATTTACGCAGTCTTTGCCAGACGTTTTAGATAATGATTTTAAATTCAGCAAAATCGATTTTAAAACAGAATACGAGAAAAAATATCTAAACGGTCAAAAAACAAGTTTGCTTTTACAAGCAGGTTATGCAACTGGCGATGTTCCGATTACGCATTTGTACAATACGATGCCTAACAATTTAACCAAAGAAACTGTTATTCAGCGTATTACTTTTGCTGGTAGAAATAGTTTTGAAACCATGTTTTTTAATGAATTTTTCTCTAGTCAATACGTTTTTTTCCAAATTAAACATGGTTTTGATCGAATTAAAATCATGAAAAAAGTCCGTCCATCTTTGGTTTTGGTAACAAGAATGGCTTGGGGACATATGGAAAATCCAGAACAGCACGTTGGACCAGATTATAAAACATTGGACAAAGGTTTCTTTGAATCAGGAATTGAATTGAACAAAATTTTCAAAGGTTTTGGTTTGGGCGGATTCTATCGTTACGGCCCAAATCAGCTGTTGAAATTTGAAGATAATATTGCGGTTAAGATTTCTTATGTTCTTGATTTGGGACTTTAATTTTTATTGAGATTTTAACGCAAAGGCCGCAAAGTTTTTTCGCAAAGGTCGCTAAAGATAATTTTAGGAAATAAATTTTGATGAGAGCGCAAAGCTATTACTTATTTTGTCTTCCTGAGCAATCCCGAGGCTTCGGGAGAAGGATCGTTTAGTAATTCTATAAAGAAAATCTCCAAATTATAATTATAGAAAAAAATAAAATCCCAAATTCAAACAAGAATTTGGGATTTTTTATATTGAAATTTCTAAAATATTACGGTTTCAAAATCAAAACCGAAGGTGTATTATTCAACCATGTACTTTGAGATTCGATTAGTTTTTTCCAGCTGTCTAAACTTATAATCATTAAATCCTGGCCGTCTAAAAACTCTTTTTTAATTGTTCTGTCATTCATAATCATAATATGATTTGGAGCAATCTGTTCTATAGATCGGATAGTTTCCTGAATATCGCGTGTGTTTTTAACTTCACCGCTAGCATCTAAAACCGTAATTTGCGAACCATTATTATTGATTAATTTTTTAGCATAATCTATCAAAAACGCATCTTCTTTACTAAAAACAGGAATAAAAACCTGATTGATTTCTTCTAAATCTTTATCGATAAAAATACCAACTGGCATTTTGGTTTTTGCAATAATATGACGAGTTCTTTCATCAAAAGGATTATTTTCGAACAAACCTTCTTTTCCTGTAAACTTATCAATTAGACGATCTGGATTTACAATTCGGGTGGTAAAACCAAGAATTTTTCCAAGAAGAGTTCCGTCAAAAATAGATTGTCCTAAACCGATCAATAACAAGTCATATTCTCCATTATTTGCCGAATCAATAATATCAGTATCAATATCATTAGAAACTTTAAACAGACTCACAACATTCTGATTCAAACGATTAGATTCTTCTATAACTGGAACCAGCATTTTTCGTTCGTGATCTTTTACATCAAAAGAGTGAATTTCTGTACTTAATGATAAATGCATTGCGGTTACAATCGAATTATCCGGCTGTTTCTTAACCAAACTGTTCGCAATTTGAAGCAATTTTTTCCCTCTTTCTGGAGTCGCAAACGAAAGCAGAATTTTGTATTTGCTTTTATTTCCAATTTCCTGTGGTACGGCTGTTTCTTTATCTTTAAAAATAAATCCGATGAAATCTAAAGCTGGACCTGTCATAAAAGTGGTAACCAAAGCCATAATAACCATCATGGTAAAAATCTCTGTAGACAAAACTCCAAGATCATAACCGATATTCAAAACAACAAGTTCCATTAATCCGCGAGTATTCATAAGAGCTCCGATAGACAAACTGTCTTTCCAGTTTTGCCCGACAAATTTTGCGGCTAGCGCACTTCCAAAGAATTTACCTGCAACTGCAACAGCAATAATTAATCCTGTTATTTTCCATAATTCAGGATCATTTAGCAAGCCTATTTGTGTACGCAAACCTGTAAATACGAAAAACAAAGGCAGTAAAACAATAATCGCAACATCTTCTACTTTTTCGATAAATATATTTCTGAACTTACTGTTTTCTGGCATAATTGCTCCCGCTAAGAAAGCTCCGAATAAAGCGTGAATTCCGATTAATTCTGAAGCATACGCCGAAA encodes the following:
- a CDS encoding DUF5686 family protein, which produces MKLFCFLTLFFTLTLQAQIQINGIITDSNNKPLPFATITTSENNNTITDVDGKFIFKISSSANTLTVSYIGFQTKTIALLNSKTFYAVSLVQQTDDLKEVVVSNENPALTIIRKVIANKSLNDPQKKLTNFEYKTYNKLIVTANPDSIDGRIDSSASYKNLDKKIINIDSSDYKFKEIVSKQHLFQTEKVSQYQFANNKLKETVLGTKIAGFKQPIYEVLAFNLQSISIYDPKYELFETKYENPISSSAPSSYNYKLLDTVSIRGRDTYMIYFKNKSKRKSSGLEGVLYIDKENFAVAKAVMRVKGVLDISGIHEFEYIPKEKIWFQSNTTFKIVKGKNDDDIRILGGTIQFDGDVEENFEPRKKVASDFTYLISESNSFDIRVNTNNPIKNPSLYIEIKDDAAKKPENFWEGYRKENLDLKSQKTYLLLDSLSVSNRVEKRLGIGRKIINGFYPIGPVDLDLKKIISYNNYEGFRLGLGGITNDRFSKNFRIEGYGAYGTKDGVFKYSVGSGVLLDKYTNTWLNGYYTDDVREIASTVFAVDKRVFKIYDPRPINISTFYHYTAWKANVQTKIIPKTEAVFELARTYVEPKFDYLFNYNGQLYSHYVMTTAMASIVWAPFSDFMQTPTGRTESDKRFPRFTFQFTQSLPDVLDNDFKFSKIDFKTEYEKKYLNGQKTSLLLQAGYATGDVPITHLYNTMPNNLTKETVIQRITFAGRNSFETMFFNEFFSSQYVFFQIKHGFDRIKIMKKVRPSLVLVTRMAWGHMENPEQHVGPDYKTLDKGFFESGIELNKIFKGFGLGGFYRYGPNQLLKFEDNIAVKISYVLDLGL
- a CDS encoding cation:proton antiporter; translation: MNNIKNSVFYITIIGGFTALIYWVISKGVALEAGRNIVKKQIESNHWNDFLDSMVHNLQHPLAILLAQIVTIILVARLFGWFFRKIGQPSVIGEMIAGIVLGPSLVGMYFPEFSSALFPKESLGNLQFLSQIGLILFMFVIGMELDLKVLKNKAHDAVVISHASIVIPFALGLSLAYFIYHTFAPIGVEFSSFGLFMGIAMSITAFPVLARIVQERGMQKTKLGTIAITCAAADDITAWCILAVVIAIVKAGSFTSSLYVIGLAILYVIVMLKIVRPFLKRVGDLNATRESLNKPVVAIFFITLLISAYASELIGIHALFGAFLAGAIMPENSKFRNIFIEKVEDVAIIVLLPLFFVFTGLRTQIGLLNDPELWKITGLIIAVAVAGKFFGSALAAKFVGQNWKDSLSIGALMNTRGLMELVVLNIGYDLGVLSTEIFTMMVIMALVTTFMTGPALDFIGFIFKDKETAVPQEIGNKSKYKILLSFATPERGKKLLQIANSLVKKQPDNSIVTAMHLSLSTEIHSFDVKDHERKMLVPVIEESNRLNQNVVSLFKVSNDIDTDIIDSANNGEYDLLLIGLGQSIFDGTLLGKILGFTTRIVNPDRLIDKFTGKEGLFENNPFDERTRHIIAKTKMPVGIFIDKDLEEINQVFIPVFSKEDAFLIDYAKKLINNNGSQITVLDASGEVKNTRDIQETIRSIEQIAPNHIMIMNDRTIKKEFLDGQDLMIISLDSWKKLIESQSTWLNNTPSVLILKP